The Engraulis encrasicolus isolate BLACKSEA-1 chromosome 22, IST_EnEncr_1.0, whole genome shotgun sequence sequence tctacgtagagtACACCAATGATTAAATCATAGTCACAATTCATgctcaaaaaacatgaaaactatgAACCATGacccatggttagttttcatagtcAGGACTACAGTTTCCACGATTACCCACCCCAAAAAACAGCgaataagccatagtaatactatagttgattcagagtacttagagtaaccatgacataccatggtaagaCCATGGTTACAGTGAAAACATGGTCAATTTTCATAAGGGAACGGCCAAGACAAATTACAGATCTTTCCGGCAATGTGAGAGTGTCAGCAGAGCAGGGCACTTACAGTGTTTGATTTAGTTTGGCAGATAGGCACAGTGCAGAGGCTGGCTAATATTAGCTAATATGAATGTATGCCACCGaccctgcacagtgcacacacacagacacacacaagcccagacaaacacacacacacacacacacacacacacacacacacacacacacacacacacacacacacacacacacacacacacacacacacacacacacacacgcacacacacacacacacacacaggggtggatctagacattttggggccctagatgTAATGAAACATAGGGCCCTCAAAGGTCATTGTATAGACATGAAATTCTGTGATTTTGGTGTTTTGTATCATatgtatcttcgattactttacataattgACAAATTTAGATCACGcctcattttttgtgtgtgttcaccatgactggtgtggcagttggggcccctatggaggacagatttttgtctggccctaggcgattgcctaggcttgcctaatggaaagtccacctctgcacacacgcacacacacacaccgtagtgaGATATGAACATATTAATCCCTCTGCTATTCAGCATGAGTCTACATATATGAAAGCTCTTTGTCCTGTTGATATAAAGGTAATAAAGCATTGCGGCGATGGACACGGTGGCCGGCTCGCGCGTTATGAAAACATATTTTATATGTCTTCGCGTGACGCATTATCACCGCGAGCGTATAATTGGTTTTGGTTACATATTTTGTCACTTATTCTTCGACGGCGGAAGCCTTGGCACGGCGTCCAAGGGCACGGCAGGTAATCTGTCAAGAAGCCTTTGCATGTACTCGTACCGCACAGAAAACCCTGGAAGTGACAAAATGGGCTTTACGCACTCGCTCTCCGCAACGGGGGAATTGACTGAGAGCCAGACAGCGATGGAGGTGGAAAAAAGGGAGATAGAGGAAAGAGATGAGCGATAGATggctagagagaaagaaagagggagaatgagagagagaaacaaatatgTAGATGGcatgagagaaaggggaagagagataggaagatggagagagatgagcgatagaaagaaagagggagagcgagagagagaaacaaatataAAGAGAGCAtgggagaaaggggaagagagataggaagatggagagagatgagcgagagattgctagagagaaagaaagagggagagcgagagagagaaaacaaatataaaaacggcatgagagaaaggggaagggaaAAAGATGGAGGTGTGTATAATGAGAAATAAAGAGTCAAAGGAAGGACTAAAATAAAAAGAGAGccgtgggggaaaaaaagagtgaaagagagagattaacTGCAAATGTGAaagagcaggcacacacacacacgcacgcacacgcgcatgcacgacgcacacacacacacacacacacacacacacacacacacacacacacacacacgtacgcacgcacgcacgcacacacacacacacacacacacacacacacacacacacacacacacacacacacacacacacaggcacgcacgcacacgcacacaggcatgcacacagacacgcacgcacacacacacacacacacacacacgcacaaacacacacacacacacacacacacacacacacacacacacacacacacacacacacacacacacacacacacacacacacacacacacacacacacacagacaacctctTTGAGGTAGCCCTTTTTACCCAAGCCAGCTCATCAGGCCTCCAAATGAGAGCCCCCTCACTAAGCAGCGTGATCGGGCTGGCTGCATGACCAAGGCCCCGTGTGCCAGACACGAGCTGCCGGAGAGGAGCGGGCAGGACATTTAACCTGCTCCAGACAACTCCCCTGcacaccaggggtgagtttctcaaaagggaagttgttagcctgttagcaacttcggtagttgccaatgggaaaatgcattgaaagcaacgaagtagctaatgtagtaagcaactttggtttcgagaaattcacctcAGGAGCCAAGACTAGCCTGCCCAAGCCCATGCCCATGCCTGGCATCGACATCGACATCGACGACACAAATCCACATCAAGACAAAAgttgctttgattttttttcctgtgtttCCAACAATGACACGATGAGACTTTGATTTTTTACGTGCCTCCAAGTTCTCTGACATCCATGTTCGTTGGCAGGCCTGAACGTGATGGGTTCATTCACCCCCCTCTTGTCTGGCGCTACACATTATACAGACTAACTCTATGCCCAAGGCTGTGATGACTCTTTAAAAGGCAGACGAGCCGGCATGCGTATGAATGCTCTATTGGCTTAttcatccattacattacattgcattatacttagctgatgctttcatttttattcaaagcgacttacaattaatatttgtcagggtattggttacagtcccaggagcaatgtgtggttaggtgccttgctcaagcgcacttcagccgtggatggagatgtagggagaggtcaggggggatttgaacctgcaacccctagattgaaagaccaactctctaaccactaggccacggctgcccaatccACATATGCTGCAGGTGAAGGTTAGAGCGTCTCTGCTGCAATAAGCCTTTGTTGATAGAGTGTGGCATCTGAGTACTGTACTCTAAGgcattgtttcccaaccaggggtacgggtaccactaggggtacgcgagcacactgcagggggtacgtggaaaaaataaaaaaatgcatggGGAATAGTCACATTGCCAtaatagagcatgagtgaggggtactcatcaggacaaaaaggcttagggggtacacaagacaaaaaaggttgggaaacactggtctaagggaccacaatggaaagaAGTCGTGGGACTTTTTTTATgtccctgtttatttattcatttcaatGTATGGTAACTGTTGCtatagagtgtttttttttcatctaatAGATGaaataaatgcattcattcattcattcttttttcctcAACAGCACACAGGCATTCAAGTCTTCATGTATCTATGACTGTAAAGATTCTCACATTCATCATTAATCCGTCATGTTCGTCAAAAGAGTTGTTGTCAGAAACTGGATGTCAATGGCAGCTTGAAAATGCTTCACCTTGGATGGACTACCTTTCTGCGTTCTGCCTTTGTTGCAATTCCAGCACTCCACCTCGATTACAATTGCAACGTTCCACCTCTTCCTACTTCTCTCGGAATGGAGCCAAGCAGGGCCATTGACATTGACAACATTGACGACTGGGGCCCGCGACAAAAGGGCCTCCCTCTCAATTcagcatataatgtaatggggttcCCTTTTCCCTgcgtgggcctgggacaactgacctgtttgtacaccaccaccaccccaaccggCAGAAGTGGCTGACTAGCCCCGGATGTCTTATCTCTGCTGAGTGCAAAGCCACACAccttgtcagacacacacacagacacacagctgtgTTTCCTAAATACCACAACTCATCTGCATAATTAATGTTCCACATGATGAGATTTTTGCTGGTGACTCCTTTTCATTTCCATATTGCACCTCCAAGcacattttttggggggtatGGATGGGGGAAAAGTTCCCAATAAGGAGCTACTCACCAAGTCTGCTTATTTGGAAAATAGCAGTACATTTGGGCAGCTTTACATCATAGGATGTATCAAAATGCATagcacacatttttttgtgtggctatgcacccccacccccctgaatGTTGGTAATGGCACAACAGTCATGCCATAAGCCTAGTAATGGAGTACTCTGTGTCATCGGGTATATTTCGTTGTATTCTAATGAGGACTTTTGATGGATCATGATGATAGAAAAAAAATCCAGGTATGAAGCTTGCCTTGCCCAAAGACACATCCGGTATGGAACTGCCACAGAAGAGCAACTAGACAGACACAACTATTTTCAAGTGAGTATTCCTCCGATAAAGAGGCTCTGGTTATTACTTAGTGTTGCGAGGTCACGCACTGCTTGCACAGgaaactgaagattttttttcaaTCTCCGTGCGCCCAGCGACCAAGTGTGTTGCAATTCACAGAGTCGCCCACTGGGTGCCACTGTTGAACTTTCACTTACCGGCTCCGTGCTGCTGTCGGAGTATGGCCGCATTACCGGGCCGCGGCGAAGCCGTGGACTTTGCTGCAGAGGCTGTTGTCGTGGTGGAGGGGGAAACAGGACCATTGCCGGCCAGAGGAGGCACCCACGGCTTTCCCTGACCCTGATCCACCTCTGAGATGGCCCGTCCCCCGGCCGCATTATTGTTGTTCCGCAGGGGTAAGCCGTTTTGGATGTGAGACACGGCCTCCTCGTTCACCATGCCGTCTCGCGGGTTGACCCGTAGAGTGGCCTGGACTTTGTATTCCTGAGTCTCTTCAGAGTACAAGTCTGAAACGCGGCACTCGTACACACCCTCGTCATCCTTGCGTACGTTGGAGAGGCTTAGTTTGTGGGAAATAGCGTTGCCTTGGACCCTCACGGTCTAGAAACAGACATAAGAAAGAATTGTAAATCGCAGGTCAAATGCTGTCAAGGTTGTTTGCATCTGAAAGCACACTCCGCTTTCATATTGAATAGTTCCGATGAGAACATGTTGGTCTCTAGATAGAATAGATTAGGACATGAATGTAGTGCGTGGGTTTGACACAAGATTGCCTGAGAGGAAATTGCACTGTCCATGTCGTCACATAACACTGTGAAGAGGCTCTATACATCTGGTCGACTACGAGTGTATTTTAATCCCAAAAGACTCGTTTCACAGTGTGTTGTATACTTAACGTAAAATGTAAATAAAGCACGGAGTAGAAATGTACATGAACCTCACTTTAGTCAGTAGGCTACAACTATCAAGAAGGCACTTCATTTTCGTATGGTAACAACTTGTGGTCTGTTTTTATTCCACCATATGAGAAATGCAATCAGTAGGCTAATATTTTTCAAGTTTGTGAACAATGGTGGAAATTAAAGGACAATTTTACTCGGTAACATTTAAGAAGTGCTTGAGTAGGGTTGTCCACTAAAGCCTACAAAGTAGGCTAAACAATAGGCGGAGTATTTTGCGTCAAACAATGTACATGATTAACGCAGGCTTGACGTCTCTGGCgactgaggggaaaaaacaatgaACGTGATTAAATGTCTCTTGACTGAATGCAAATTGCCAGTGACCAGAGTTCATTTGCCTAAAGAGGTGTTGACCACATTCTTAACATAAACAATTGCGGCAATTGTTTTCAACATCTTAATTAAATACCCCTGAATGAATAAGAAGGTTTAACAAAACACAGGATTTGATACGTACGCTTATTTTGGTAGCATCCTTGGGAGCCGCCTGAAAAAGACACATTATGCATTAGAACTTGTATTATACATTTTGTAATATGAGTAAATTAATTGCAGGGTTTTGGAAGTTGTCGTGTTTATTCTGTGAATATAGCACGGTGTAGCATGGGCCGTGTTCtgctttcagcaccatggacagcaaccgCGAATTGCAGTGCTGTGGAAAGCAACAGCTGAAAATAACCTTTGGAACTGATGAACTGGTGGAAATGCGATTGAAAAACATTAGCCATTCATTATGCGGCAGCATGTCAAAATATAATTAGCATTGTCCGGTGTGTCTGCTTTTAATGTGGAAGCATAAACACGCACCCCTAGTTGACgctgtatttttttccccaatgaGAACATATACGCGGTCTGCATAGAAATCCTCATTGGACTCATCCTAAAGCCCAACAAGTGGTCTTTGTATCTTTCAGCGTGAGAGCCTTCCCTCATCCTTTCCCTCCCAGCTCACAGCCAGGCAACCACCATGGCAGAGCGTATAGGGAGGGAGGTGGGCATTTTGTGATAGACCCGGCTGTGTCTGAAATGCAGTGCTTTTATGTCACCAGATAAGTGCACTGAGATCAATAGAGGACGCACACTTTCCCCCATTATTTAAAACCCCACAGCATTCCACCACAGACACGGAGAAAACAAAGCCCGAGGTCTGGACTATAGAACATTCGGCTCATTACGGTTCAGAGGTGCCATGGATTGCTGAAAGTAGAATAACGGGGCTACACGGCGCGGCAGGGTTGAGCTCTGtaaccaaaaaagaaaaaggcgTCTGTAGCGAGATTACCTTGGCTCTGCTCGCCGTGGCGCTAATTTGCAGCTCGTGTGCAAGTTCTCTTGGGGCTGCCTCCTTGAGGTACCACCACTGGATCTCCAGGGAGAAGGGTGAAGCGCCAACAGCCCGAAAAGCACACGGCATCTCTATGTCTTCCCCCTCGTCGACGCTTACATCTTTGGGCACTTCAGTAAATGTTGCTAATGCAGGGAGGGGGGAAACAAGGGGCAATGGTTAATTTGCACAACAGGACAGAGCACGACGAAGGGGACGGATGGACACTTGTCGACATTTCAAACCAACACATCCGCGCTTTGCCAAACACAAGTGTCTTTTTTTCTGCCGTGTATTTTTCTGTTATGGACACTGTGCCTGTGCAGGCAAATGAGTGCAAGAGTGAATTACTGGACAAGGGGACTTGGAGACTTGCGTaaattgtgtatgagtgtgcatagGTCTTTCACAGAGATTGCgcgcgcgggcgtgcgtgtgcatattttCCCCTGTGTTTGATGATGAAGAGGACCAGGACTCTTCAAGACTAAATTTTGTTCAGCATCAAAATATTTAATAGCTTTCTGGTCTAAAGTTCATATGTATATATGTCGACACTGTATTTTTTCCCTCATCAAATAAGCACTGCTGTAGAAGTACTCGTAT is a genomic window containing:
- the vstm2b gene encoding V-set and transmembrane domain-containing protein 2B encodes the protein MEKRGLYGVLCYLILNAPLIFYVHATFTEVPKDVSVDEGEDIEMPCAFRAVGASPFSLEIQWWYLKEAAPRELAHELQISATASRAKAAPKDATKISTVRVQGNAISHKLSLSNVRKDDEGVYECRVSDLYSEETQEYKVQATLRVNPRDGMVNEEAVSHIQNGLPLRNNNNAAGGRAISEVDQGQGKPWVPPLAGNGPVSPSTTTTASAAKSTASPRPGNAAILRQQHGAGSAAMATTSPVLCFILLLLHKLLPFLLAY